CACCGAGATTGAAAAAACCGAGCAAGGCTTTGTGCTACGTGCGGGCGCAGAAGTGTTTGCATGCCAATCTTTGGTGGTGGCGACAGGCGGCCTGTCTATGCCGAAGTTGGGCGCTACCCCTTATGGCTACAAGATTGCCGAGCAGTTTGGCATTCCGGTTGTGCCGACTTGCGCGGGATTAGTGCCGTTCACTTTGCACAAAGAGGACAAAGAAGCGTTTGCTGAGCTCTCTGGTATCGCGATTCCGTCGGAGATCACCGCAGAGGACGGCACCATGTTCAAAGAGGCGCTGCTGTTCACCCATCGCGGCTTGTCGGGGCCAGCTGTGCTACAAATCTCTTCTTACTGGCAAGCCGGGCAAGCGGTGAGCGTGAATCTGGTGCCTGAAGTCGATCTGCATGAACTGCTGACACGCAACCTAGAAAAACACCCTAACCAGAGCATGAAAAACACTTTAGCCAAGGTGCTACCTAAGCGTTTGGCCGAAGTGCTGATTGAACGCAATGAGCTGAGTGATAAGCCGCTCAAACAGTACAACAGCAAAGAGTGGCAAACGGTGATTGAAACCTTGCAGCAGTGGAAAATCGCTCCGAACGGGACCGAAGGCTATCGCACGGCGGAAGTGACCTTAGGCGGCGTCGATACCGATTATCTCTCATCGAAAACCATGGAGTGCAAGTCCGTTCCTGGCTTGTATTTTATTGGTGAGGTGATGGACGTCACCGGCTGGCTCGGCGGGTACAATTTCCAGTGGTGCTGGTCAAGCGGCTTTGTGGCGGGGCAGTGGGTGTAAAGCGGACAGCGTCCTAAATGGGTCTGGCTTGTTTAGGACGCCTGTTAAAATGGTCAGTATTACTCTCTGACCATCAATTGAGCCACTTGCTGTGCATCTTGTGGCCGAGCGAGATAAAAACCCTGCCCCAATAAGCAGCCTTGGCTTATCAAGTAGTCGACTTGCTGCTGGTTCTCCACCCCTTCGGCAATCACCGTAAGCGCTAAGGTTTCGCCCATGGCGATCACCGCTTTGACGATGGCGTTGCTGTCACTATCGACGGGAATGTCATTGATAAACGAGCGGTCAATTTTTAACTTGCTGATTGGCAAGCCTTTTAAATAAGAGAGCGACGAATAGCCGGTGCCAAAATCGTCCAGTGCGATCTCGACACCCATCGTGCGCAGCTGGTTGAGCGCTTGGATGGCTTTGGCCGGATCGTGCAGCAGGAAGCCTTCGGTGATCTCCAGTTCCAGTTTTCTCGCTGGCAGTCGGGTATCCTGTAAAATATCTTGTAACTCGCTAATAAAATGCGGATTTTGCAGTTGTAACGCTGACACGTTCACTGCCATGTGACTAAAACGGTACCCCTGACTGAGCCAAGTCGCGGCTTGCTGGCAGGCGCTACGCAGAACCCATAAACCAATCTCCTGAATCAAACCGGTTTTTTCGGCGACAGGAATGAACTCGGCGGGCGAGATCAATCCCCATTCTGGATGTTGCCAGCGCAGCAAGGCTTCCACGCCGACTAAGCGCGACTCGTAGAGATTAAATTGTGGCTGGTAGAGCAAAAACAGCTGGTCTTTTTCCAGCGCTTCGTGCAGTGCCGATTGGTAGCGTAGGCGTGAAAGCGACTGATTGGTCAGATCTGGCGAGTAAAACGCGTAGCCATTACGGCCATTCTTTTTCGCCAGATACATAGCGGTGTCGGCGTTTTTCAGCAAAGATGCGCTGTCTGTGCCATCTTGCGGGAAGCGAGCGATACCGATACTGGTTGAAACGCGCAGATTCTCTTGCTCTGAGAGATGAAAGGGTCGGTTGAACACTTTGAGAATATCGCTCAGCGCTTGGGTCAACTGCTCGTCGTTTTGCAGATCTGGCAGTAGTACAACAAATTCATCACCGCCAATACGCGAGATATGTGCCCGACCGTGCAACGCTTCCGACAGGCGTCGCCCAAGCTGCGATAGCAGGGTGTCGCCGCACAGGTGGCCCAAACTGTCATTAATGTGTTTGAAATGGTCGATATCGAGAAACAGAGTGGCAAAGCTTAGTCCAGATTGCTCTCCGCTTTTAATCTGCTGTTGCAGTAATTTCACCAAAAGCGTACGGTTTGGCAGCCCAGTGAGTGGATCATAAAACGCCATGCGCTCTAACTTGGCTTCATTGGCTTTACGCGCGGAAATGTCTTCAAACACGCAGATGTAGTTGACCAGTTCATGTCGTTCATCTTGCACTGCACTGATGGTGGCCAATTGTGGGTAAATGCTGCCATCTTTGCGACGGTTGATAAATTCGCCTTTCCACTGGCCTTGTTGCTCCAACTGCTGCCACAACTGTTGGTAAAAAGCATCATCATGATGACCGGAGCGCAAAATACTGGGGTCTTTGCCCACCACTTCTTCGGCGCTGTAGCCAGTTATTGAGCTAAAAGCCTGATTCACATCGAGAATACGCGCGTTGTGATCGGTGATCACCATCCCTTCTTGGGAGTTGTTGAAAATTCTGGATGCTAAAGTGAGCTGGGTTTCGATGTGTTTGCGACGGGTGATGTTGCGCGTCATACCCAAAATGCCAATCAACTCACCGCGACGATTACGAATGGGAGATTTGATCGTCTCCAGCCAACTTTTATTCTGCTGGTCATCAAACACATAGCACTCTTCGACCACTTGTTGGTTGCCGCTGGCCACGACCAATTCATCGGATTCGATAAACTTCTTCGCTCTGGATTCTGGAAACAGTTCGTAATCGCTCTGGCCAACAATCTCAAGCCCACTTTTTTGCCAAGCCTGCTCAACACTTTGGTTAGTGGCGAGATATTTACCATCGACACTTTTTATCCACGTGTGATCTTCAAGACAGTCGATAAAATCTTGCAACTTGGGTATGGCCGTGAGTTCGGCGGCTTGATGGCGCAATTGCTGCTGATGGTATAAGTTCGCCAGTTCAAAACTGAAGATGGCAGCGAGCCCAGACAGTTGCACTGCCATCGGCGCGGCATGCTGCGCTTTGCGACAACGGGCGATCAATACGCCAAACAACTGCTGATCGAGCAGCCAAATCGGGCTGAGTGCGATCGCCTGATCGTTCACCGTTTGGTATTGAGCCTCGGTTTGCCCTATGGGCCATTCTGCCTGCCACTGCTCAAGTTTGGCGTAGATCTCCACTCCCAAATGGCTTTGGCTGCCGATGGGCATGGCGAACTCGAGCATCCACTGCCCCGTGTAGCTGAATGAGTAAAAATAGCAGTCGCAATCGAGAAACTCAGAAGCTTTGGTGATCTTCTGTTTCCAGCGGGCGAGTACGTCATTGGAGATAGCAAAGCGAAACATAGGTAATAGCAACAGAAAAAAGGGGGCCCAAGGTTGCGCCCGAAAAAACCGACTGGCGCGAGCGCGTATTGAACCGCGTTTCGCATCAGCGCAAACGATGTTATAAAATTGGTTATATCCTAACCAACTCACCGCACTTTCCCAAGGTGAAATTGCAAGTTTTGTCTATAATTCTGGCCCGATGAGTGTCTCTAAATAAGCAATTTATTGCCTAAAACATTCTTTTTATTGCGTATCTTGATGTGTTGTTTGGTCCTAAATAGAGCTGTATGCGCTATGTTTAATGACTCTGCTGATGTTAAGGAGAAAGTTATGTCGCAAGATTCGCTGATTTCGCGTCTCAATGAGTTGCCACGGATCGAAAGTGTGCTGCAAGAGCTTTTGGCGATGGTGAATCGAGATGATTTCAGCTTTGCTGAGCTGTCGCAAAAATTGGCGATGGATCAGGTGCTGAGTGCGCGTTTGCTGCGTATGGCGAACTCGGCTTACTTTGCCGGAAACCAGCCGATCTACAATCTCCATGAAGCTGTTGTGCGGGTTGGCACCAAGGCGGTGCGCACGTTGGTATCATCGTCTATCATTTGCGGCGCGTTTCCTAAGGTGGAAACGCTCGATCTGAAAAGCTATTGGGCAGAAACCTTTGATATTGCCATGATTGCCAGCCGTTTGGCCGATCAGGCCAAGCTCGACAGTAGCGAAGTCTTTACCACCGGTGTGTTACACAACATCGGCGAGCTGATGATTCACGCCTTAGTGCCAGAGCAAGCGCTGATCATCCGCGAACGCATTGACCAAGGGATGAAACCCCTGGCGGCACAGCGGCAGGTGCTGGGTACGGACGCGGTGGAGCTCGGCGTGAAGCTGGCTGAAGCGTGGCAGTTCCCACTTGAGATGAAAGATGCGATTGAAAACATCAACCATCCCGGACGAGCGAAAGTGGCCAAGCGGCTCGCTTGCTTGCTTTATCTGGCTCGCGATGTCAGCCGCGTTTGGGACACCATGCAGGATGAAGAAGAAAAGCAGTGCTACTTGGCTGAGCACCCCGCTGCAACCGCGCTTGGCATTTCGCCCAGACGTGCGTTTGTCGTCGACCAAATTCGCGGCCAAGGCAGCCAGATGGCCCACGATATTTTAACCATGTAGGCCAGATAACATGGGAGTTAAGCATCGCCAGTGGCGAGCTTGTTTTTTCCCCATTTCAACTGCTGAATCACCAGCCCGGCGATAATGAGCACTAGCCCCATTAAGGTGGTCGGATGGATCTCTTCGCCGATGATGGTGGCCAGTAGCATCAGCGAAATGAATGGCGAAGCAAAAATCAGATTGCTGATGCGCGCCGTGTTGTTGGTCTGTTTGAGTGCTGAGAGCCAAAGGACAAATGTAACCCCCATTTCAAACAGACCGACATAGGTGACCGCCAGCCAGCCTTGCACACTGATAGTGTGCCATTTCGCACCTTCATAAACGCACAGCCCGAGCGCAAATGGGATGGCGACCAGAAAGCCAAGGAGCACGCCGACAATCGGATCGGCGCGGTTTTTGGTATTGAGAATCCAGTAACCAGCCCATAGCAAGGTGGAAATGAGCGCCAACGCCACCCCCGTTGGGCTGTCAAACGACAAACCGAGCACATCGCCTTTAGTGGCAATCACAATCACTCCGAAATAGCTGAACAGGCACGCCACCCAATCTTGCTTGCGAATTTTCTGCCCAAGAAATACCGCCGCCATTAACGTCAAGGTGATCGCCCAACTGTAGTTGATCGCTTGTGCCTGCGAGGCGGGCAGCAGGTCATAGGCTTTAAACAAGATCAGGTAATAG
This Vibrio navarrensis DNA region includes the following protein-coding sequences:
- a CDS encoding putative bifunctional diguanylate cyclase/phosphodiesterase, which translates into the protein MFRFAISNDVLARWKQKITKASEFLDCDCYFYSFSYTGQWMLEFAMPIGSQSHLGVEIYAKLEQWQAEWPIGQTEAQYQTVNDQAIALSPIWLLDQQLFGVLIARCRKAQHAAPMAVQLSGLAAIFSFELANLYHQQQLRHQAAELTAIPKLQDFIDCLEDHTWIKSVDGKYLATNQSVEQAWQKSGLEIVGQSDYELFPESRAKKFIESDELVVASGNQQVVEECYVFDDQQNKSWLETIKSPIRNRRGELIGILGMTRNITRRKHIETQLTLASRIFNNSQEGMVITDHNARILDVNQAFSSITGYSAEEVVGKDPSILRSGHHDDAFYQQLWQQLEQQGQWKGEFINRRKDGSIYPQLATISAVQDERHELVNYICVFEDISARKANEAKLERMAFYDPLTGLPNRTLLVKLLQQQIKSGEQSGLSFATLFLDIDHFKHINDSLGHLCGDTLLSQLGRRLSEALHGRAHISRIGGDEFVVLLPDLQNDEQLTQALSDILKVFNRPFHLSEQENLRVSTSIGIARFPQDGTDSASLLKNADTAMYLAKKNGRNGYAFYSPDLTNQSLSRLRYQSALHEALEKDQLFLLYQPQFNLYESRLVGVEALLRWQHPEWGLISPAEFIPVAEKTGLIQEIGLWVLRSACQQAATWLSQGYRFSHMAVNVSALQLQNPHFISELQDILQDTRLPARKLELEITEGFLLHDPAKAIQALNQLRTMGVEIALDDFGTGYSSLSYLKGLPISKLKIDRSFINDIPVDSDSNAIVKAVIAMGETLALTVIAEGVENQQQVDYLISQGCLLGQGFYLARPQDAQQVAQLMVRE
- a CDS encoding DMT family transporter, whose protein sequence is MNERRALGFGLAAVLLWSTVATAFKLTLAEFSPIQMLTIASMVSAMALLVICALQGKLGQVVSTFLANPWYYLMLGLINPLAYYLILFKAYDLLPASQAQAINYSWAITLTLMAAVFLGQKIRKQDWVACLFSYFGVIVIATKGDVLGLSFDSPTGVALALISTLLWAGYWILNTKNRADPIVGVLLGFLVAIPFALGLCVYEGAKWHTISVQGWLAVTYVGLFEMGVTFVLWLSALKQTNNTARISNLIFASPFISLMLLATIIGEEIHPTTLMGLVLIIAGLVIQQLKWGKNKLATGDA
- a CDS encoding NAD(P)/FAD-dependent oxidoreductase gives rise to the protein MSKQFDVVIIGAGAAGLMCAAEAGRRGRRVLVVDHAKKPGRKILISGGGRCNFTNNDVSAKNYLCRNPHFVKSALSQYSNWDFISMIYKYGIEFEERDHGQLFCVDSAKDIVNMLLSECDQPNITQRYQVQLTEIEKTEQGFVLRAGAEVFACQSLVVATGGLSMPKLGATPYGYKIAEQFGIPVVPTCAGLVPFTLHKEDKEAFAELSGIAIPSEITAEDGTMFKEALLFTHRGLSGPAVLQISSYWQAGQAVSVNLVPEVDLHELLTRNLEKHPNQSMKNTLAKVLPKRLAEVLIERNELSDKPLKQYNSKEWQTVIETLQQWKIAPNGTEGYRTAEVTLGGVDTDYLSSKTMECKSVPGLYFIGEVMDVTGWLGGYNFQWCWSSGFVAGQWV
- a CDS encoding HDOD domain-containing protein, which gives rise to MSQDSLISRLNELPRIESVLQELLAMVNRDDFSFAELSQKLAMDQVLSARLLRMANSAYFAGNQPIYNLHEAVVRVGTKAVRTLVSSSIICGAFPKVETLDLKSYWAETFDIAMIASRLADQAKLDSSEVFTTGVLHNIGELMIHALVPEQALIIRERIDQGMKPLAAQRQVLGTDAVELGVKLAEAWQFPLEMKDAIENINHPGRAKVAKRLACLLYLARDVSRVWDTMQDEEEKQCYLAEHPAATALGISPRRAFVVDQIRGQGSQMAHDILTM